DNA sequence from the Methanobacterium formicicum DSM 3637 genome:
TAACAACATCAGGGTCAGAAAAAGCTTGGAAATAAATTTGTGGCTCTTCAGTAAATAAATCATTGAGTCTGTTGGTATGAGTTACCGTTCCTGAGATAACTGGGGCCTGATTATCTAATGGATTGTAAACATTGAAATTGAGGGGAAAAGTCTTTCTATTACCAGCACTATCTACAGCAGTTAATATGATCGGATAAGTGCCATCTGGAGTGTATGGGACCTCATATCTAAGAACCCAAGTACCATTCATTTGTTTTATCAGATCATAGGTTTGGTTCAAGATTAATGCAGTTACATGGGTAGCATCAAAATCAGAAATAGCAGTTATTGTAATATTATCGTATGTTTTCACAGTATCTGGAGTAAGTGAACCTGAAATCGTGGGAGGTCCATTATCCACTGTGAAGTTAACTAAAGCTGTATTTTGATTTCCAACTTTGTCCATTGCTGTTAAAAAGATGGGATAGCTTCCCTCGGAAAGTTTTGGAGTAACATAATCAAGATTCCACCCATTATCCTGTTTGTACAGATTAAATGTTTCCCCACAAATTAAAGCAGTTACAACCATAGTATCTGGGCTGCTAAGTACATCAACAGAAATATAATCCTCTGATTTAACCAAATTTGGAGTAACAGTCGCGGAAATTAATGGAGGTTTGTTGTCCACATTAAACTTAAGGTTAACTTCGTCTTGATTACCTGCACCATCAGTTGCAGTTAATAAAACATCATAAATTCCATCTGGAATAGTTGGCACTACATACGTAAAGTACCACTGCCCATCTGCTCTTTTATCCATTTCAAATGTTTTACCTAAGATCAAAACTGTTATATGGGCTGAATTTGGGCTATAAACTCTTACTGTTATCTGGTCCCCTGATTTTACTATATCTGGATACAATACTGCAGAAATAGATGCTGTATTATCAATATCATGGACAAAAATGTTTCCATAATCGTTATCATATCCCTGAACTAAGTTGGTGGCATAAGATCTGAATGCTACATACTGTCCATTTCCACTTATAACTGGATCCTCACTGTTTGCATTTGCTTCTTCACCTGTGCTGGAAATAGTAATTTTCCTGGTGATTTTTGACCACAGATCACAAACAAAAATATCAACAATTTCATCCTCATTTTCAAAGCTAGATAAACTTTTACTAACAGCTGGCTTAGTATTCCCTGATACAAATGCCACATAACGTCCATCACCACTTATGGATGGATTATAGTTATTTTCGATGGATTTTTCATCAGCATTGGATATACTTACCCTTTCAGTAACTCCCGATATCTGGTCGAATATGAATACATCCCTGATGTTAGTGTCATTTTCCACTAGATTACTGGTAAATGATGAAAATGCTATGTAACGGCCATCAGAACTAATACATGGTTCAAAACTATCATTATTTCCATTTCCATCATCAAAGGAAACACTAACCCTTTTAATTGTGTTTAATTTTTGATGGAAAACAAAGACATCAGATGCGTCATTAGTATCATTTTCAACCAAATTACTGGCATATGATGTAAAAACAATGAAATTACCATCTGTACTGATAAAAGGTTCATAACTATCTGAGTTAGCCTCTTCACCATTAAATGAAATGCTAATGAGTTTAATGGTCTTTAGAAGTCGGTTGTAAACAAAAATATCATTGACACCATTAGTGTCATTTTCCACTAGATTACTGGCATATGAATAAAAGGTTACGTAACAGCCATCAGAACTAATTGAAGGTTCATAACTATCTCCATTTCCTTCTTCCCCTGTGCTGGAAACACTTAAACGCTGGGTAACATTTAGTAGCCTATCCCGGACAAAAACGTCTCTATACCCATTAACATCATTACTTACTAAATTAGATGCGTATGATGTAAAAGTTACATAACGACCATCAGAACTAATTGAAGGTTCATAACTATCTCCATTTCCTTCTTCCCCGGTATTGGAAATACTAATTCTTTCGGTGATGTTTAAGAGACGGTCCCTGACAAATATATCAGAACAATAATTGGTATCGTTATCTATGAGATTATTTGCATTGGAAGAAAATGCTATGTAATGGCCATCTGCACTGATGGATGGTTCATAACTGTAACCATTAGCGGATTGGCTCCCATTGGTATGGATACTAACTAGTTCAGTAGTATTGGTAGCTGAAACCGTTCCTGTAACCAGGGTTAACACTGTAAGAAGGATTATGAAAACAAAAATCTTCTTAATATTTGCCATGAAGTTACACCCCCTCATTCTCTATTTAGATTAAAGGGATCACATTTAGTAATATTATTATAAATAATTATAATAAAGTATTATTTATTATTTTCTATTCCTATTTCATCGGATCTGTAGTAAAAGTTTCATTTTAGAACGTTTATTATGTTAATTAAAATCTTAAAATAGTCTAAATATTGATATAAGTTTATTATATAAATAATATTTAGATATAAACTGTTATAATTATTTTTTAATGATTAAGGGGATGTTTGAGCAGTAATTTAAAAATAATCTTTCTAAGCGAAAAATGAATATAAACGGTTTCCTAATTAACTAATAGGTGATATAAATTGATAACTGGAAAAACCGGCTTAGTGGGAATAATGGGAGATCCTGTAGAACACAGCTTATCCCCACCCATGCATAATGCTGCATTCCATCAACTTAAACTGGACTATGTGTATGTCCCTTTCCATGTTAAACGGGGAAACCTGGCTTCTGCAATTGAAGGTGCACGAACCATGGGAATCAAGGGCCTTAACCTGACAATACCTCATAAAATAGAAGTTATTAACTACCTGGATGAACTGGATGAAGCTGCAGAGCTGATAGGTGCAGTGAACACAGTGAAGTTCACAGAAAACAAAGCTGTTGGTTATAACACTGAT
Encoded proteins:
- a CDS encoding Ig-like domain-containing protein → MANIKKIFVFIILLTVLTLVTGTVSATNTTELVSIHTNGSQSANGYSYEPSISADGHYIAFSSNANNLIDNDTNYCSDIFVRDRLLNITERISISNTGEEGNGDSYEPSISSDGRYVTFTSYASNLVSNDVNGYRDVFVRDRLLNVTQRLSVSSTGEEGNGDSYEPSISSDGCYVTFYSYASNLVENDTNGVNDIFVYNRLLKTIKLISISFNGEEANSDSYEPFISTDGNFIVFTSYASNLVENDTNDASDVFVFHQKLNTIKRVSVSFDDGNGNNDSFEPCISSDGRYIAFSSFTSNLVENDTNIRDVFIFDQISGVTERVSISNADEKSIENNYNPSISGDGRYVAFVSGNTKPAVSKSLSSFENEDEIVDIFVCDLWSKITRKITISSTGEEANANSEDPVISGNGQYVAFRSYATNLVQGYDNDYGNIFVHDIDNTASISAVLYPDIVKSGDQITVRVYSPNSAHITVLILGKTFEMDKRADGQWYFTYVVPTIPDGIYDVLLTATDGAGNQDEVNLKFNVDNKPPLISATVTPNLVKSEDYISVDVLSSPDTMVVTALICGETFNLYKQDNGWNLDYVTPKLSEGSYPIFLTAMDKVGNQNTALVNFTVDNGPPTISGSLTPDTVKTYDNITITAISDFDATHVTALILNQTYDLIKQMNGTWVLRYEVPYTPDGTYPIILTAVDSAGNRKTFPLNFNVYNPLDNQAPVISGTVTHTNRLNDLFTEEPQIYFQAFSDPDVVSITASLLRWEYNLYRQEDGSWTREGGGWLEQGNYTVLFTAKDWSGNQGSQLINLCVENIIPLITPTLSSTKIRSGDSFVLTVTVNPDPEKVYVSTPSGVLDLQKQLDGSWSVDYTVPNLSDGYKEINIICSYGIGWISLMYTRLSTAEKSIGFIVDNTPPNFSESVTPNPIKSGDPLKIWVSCTTGSYYVPDDTAQVTVTAFENIFNLNCLGRGSDWFKSNSFSDWSIELIVPNLPDGVYPVWITATDEAGNQKTKIFNLTVDNTPPVIIGSITPNMVNSVDFENRKEIITLQSSLDTKEVYALLAGTWTTLNFYNGNWLLDFTLPPVMDIGDYKIPIKTIDYAGNIGSGAIYFTVFDNYDINLIGFSEQNNENTGSSGSTGSDSSGTSGSSGSNNSEPPDSNGSNSPEPNSGGTNNQGSSTDYLPWIILAILIILLFVLLVLIFPIIGVIIMELLSLIVEILFYTQLPRFLWFMFEVFFALTDITSAIGFSFTAIAIFLDAAVGSGVGLIVGLIFAFAGLVVGELGMSLFGLIILILTLFFTLSSIIESGKKWWDNLISRF